The following are encoded together in the Anopheles nili chromosome 3, idAnoNiliSN_F5_01, whole genome shotgun sequence genome:
- the LOC128723902 gene encoding 60S ribosomal protein L10-like → MGRRPARCYRYCKNNPYPKSRFCRGVPDAKIRIFDLDRKKAVVEDFPFCVHLVSDEYEQLSSEALEAGRICCNKYLVKYCSKDQFHIRMRLHPFHVIRMNKMLSCTKYDRDEYQKHNVEVRLVADGCGVQFRNDHGPLTKWEQHQRSHLSA, encoded by the coding sequence ATGGGTCGTCGTCCGGCAAGATGCTATCGCTATTGCAAAAACAATCCGTATCCTAAATCGCGCTTCTGTCGCGGTGTGCCAGACGCGAAGATCCGCATCTTTGATCTGGACCGAAAGAAGGCTGTAGTAGAAGACTTCCCGTTCTGCGTGCATCTCGTATCGGATGAGTACGAACAGCTCAGCTCGGAAGCACTCGAAGCTGGTCGTATTTGCTGCAACAAGTACCTGGTGAAGTACTGCAGCAAAGATCAATTCCATATTCGCATGCGGCTGCATCCGTTCCACGTTATTCGCATGAACAAAATGTTGTCGTGCACCAAGTACGATCGGGATGAATACCAGAAGCACAACGTCGAAGTTCGATTGGTTGCCGATGGCTGCGGTGTCCAGTTCCGTAACGACCACGGCCCGCTGACAAAGTGGGAGCAGCATCAACGTTCGCATTTGTCAGCCTAA
- the LOC128725339 gene encoding cyclin-dependent kinase 8 yields the protein MTTAVMMDYDFKMKTQQERAKVEDLFEYEGCKVGRGTYGHVYKARRKEGNDSKDYALKQIEGTGLSMSACREIALLRELKHPNVINLIRVFLSHTDRKVWLLFDYAEHDLWHIIKFHRAAKATKKPVMVPKGMVKSLLYQILDGIHYLHSNWVLHRDLKPANILVMGEGNERGRVKIADMGFARLFNAPLKPLADLDPVVVTFWYRAPELLLGARHYTKAIDIWAIGCIFAELLTSEPIFHCRQEDIKTSNPYHHDQLDRIFNVMGFPQDKDWEDIRKMPEHHTLTKDFKRSNYASCSLVKYMERHKIKPDSKAFHLLQKLLLMDPNKRITSEQAMQDPYFSEDPMPTADVFAGCPIPYPKREFLTDEDQDDKGEKRQQQQQQQQQQQQQQQQQQQQQNNQQQQANQQQNQQGNQQQQQNPQQQSQQQQQQPGNQMQQGGGGGGAGQGGGGMDHNNAKRVRLSGPNGHPNNPQGGMTQQEYHQQQQQQQNQQQQQQQQQNQMMFNNAQQGGFQQRY from the exons ATGACTACCGCTGTGATGATGGATTACGATTTCAAGATGAAAACCCAACAAGAACGGGCCAAAGTAGAGGACCTGTTCGAATACGAAGGCTGCAAGGTAGGTCGGGGAACATACGGACACGTGTACAAAGCACGACGTAAAGAAGGCAACGATTCAAAGGATTATGCGCTCAAGCAGATCGAAGGGACCGGACTATCGATGTCCGCTTGTCGTGAGATTGCG CTGCTTCGGGAATTGAAGCACCCCAATGTAATAAATCTCATCCGAGTGTTCCTATCGCATACGGATCGCAAAGTGTGGCTACTGTTTGACTACGCCGAACATGATTTGTGGCACATTATCAAGTTTCATCGGGCGGCCAAGGCAACGAAGAAGCCGGTGATGGTTCCGAAAGGAATGGTTAAGAGTTTACTGTATCAAATATTAGATGGCATCCATTATCTTCATAGTAATTGGGTTTTGCACCGAGATCTG AAACCGGCTAATATCCTCGTGATGGGTGAAGGCAATGAACGTGGTCGCGTAAAGATTGCTGACATGGGTTTTGCGCGTCTATTTAATGCCCCATTGAAACCGCTTGCCGATCTCGATCCGGTCGTTGTAACCTTTTGGTACCGTGCACCAGAACTGCTGTTAGGCGCTCGCCACTACACAAAAGCTATCGATATCTGGGCAATTGGATGTATTTTTGCCGAGCTACTCACATCGGAGCCGATCTTTCACTGTCGACAAGAGGACATCAAGACGAGCAATCCGTACCATCACGACCAGCTGGATCGAATTTTCAATGTGATGGGCTTTCCGCAGGACAAAGATTGGGAGGATATTCGAAAGATGCCTGAGCATCACACGCTTACGAAAGATTTTAAGCGCTCGAA ctacGCAAGCTGCTCCCTAGTGAAGTATATGGAGCGGCATAAGATCAAACCGGATAGCAAAGCATTTCATCTGTTGCAAAAGTTACTGCTGATGGATCCGAACAAACGCATTACCTCAGAACAGGCAATGCAGGATCCATATTTTTCGGAGGATCCCATGCCGACAGCCGATGTTTTCGCCGGGTGCCCCATACCGTACCCGAAGCGTGAGTTCCTCACCGATGAAGACCAGGACGATAAAGGCGAAAAacgacaacagcaacagcagcaacaacaacaacaacaacaacagcagcagcaacaacaacaacagcaaaataatcagcagcagcaagctaACCAACAGCAGAATCAACAGGGAAAT caacagcagcagcaaaatccTCAACAGCAGtctcagcaacaacaacagcagcccGGGAAT CAAATGCAACaaggtggaggtggtggcggtgCTGGTCAAGGTGGAGGAGGGATGGATCATAATAATGCCAAACGTGTCCGGCTATCCGGTCCTAACGGACACCCGAATAACCCACAGGGCGGGATGACGCAACAGGAgtaccaccagcaacagcagcagcagcaaaatcagcaacaacagcagcaacagcaacaaaatcaAATGATGTTTAACAATGCTCAACAAGGTGGTTTCCAGCAACGGTATTAA
- the LOC128722880 gene encoding uncharacterized protein LOC128722880 — MGKVVVLILSLVICLVAQQAMAKEKHIKYTEKDLLRKSIVYDKNTPDVFYCPVSKPTGMDKMIVRSRPLHKLCEHEGKPLPAHYKSDCYNDVDESNYACKEKYRIMMRQNPPGSDEPFNGQRLSRFMDMDDDMKRIKSKKH; from the exons ATGGGCAAGGTCGTAGTGTTAATTCTTAGCCTCGTCATCTGCCTGGTGGCTCAGCAGGCGATGGCAAAGGAGAAGCACATCAAGTACACCGAGAAAGATCTGCTGCGCAAGTCGATCGTGTacgacaaaaacacacccgatGTGTTCTACTGCCCTGTCAGCAAACCCACCGGCATGGATAAGATGATCGTGAG ATCACGTCCGCTACATAAATTGTGCGAGCACGAGGGTAAACCTCTTCCGGCGCACTACAAGTCGGACTGCTACAATGACGTAGATGAGTCGAACTACGCCTGCAAGGAGAAGTACAGAATAATG ATGCGGCAAAATCCACCTGGCAGCGACGAACCGTTCAATGGACAGCGGCTGAGCAGATTCATGGATATGGACGACGACATGAAGCGCATTAAATCGAAAAAGCACTGA